A genomic window from Paenibacillus sp. FSL K6-0276 includes:
- a CDS encoding YheC/YheD family protein, which yields MKIQRVPSKWAKTKVILQNQSLSLYVPDTRKYDLNVLKEMLVLYTMIYIKPDRGSFGFGVMRAEQRTVTLSSSQQKTEINATPNNDEIEQQEAQILYILRYGKTAEVFFTPEELHKALQKRIQNRTYLIQKGIDLLRHQDRPFDLRVLAQKTPSGAWETTGMLGRVAAPQKIVTNYHSGGSILSVNTLLKNHMKPSESLSTVNHLKSLGVQIAGQLESTYPGIKEIGLDIAMDQHMDMWLLEVNTLPSIAIFKLFPDKSIYRKIHRYAVAYGRVKARKSPYSTRSKPSTKA from the coding sequence ATGAAGATTCAACGCGTCCCAAGTAAATGGGCTAAAACAAAAGTCATCCTTCAAAATCAATCTCTATCACTATATGTGCCAGATACTCGTAAATACGATTTAAATGTTCTTAAAGAAATGCTTGTATTATATACAATGATCTATATTAAACCTGATCGCGGAAGCTTTGGTTTCGGTGTAATGAGAGCTGAGCAGCGTACGGTGACTTTGAGTTCAAGCCAGCAGAAGACTGAAATAAATGCCACCCCCAATAACGACGAGATAGAACAGCAAGAAGCGCAAATCCTATATATTTTAAGATATGGAAAGACGGCAGAAGTTTTCTTCACTCCCGAAGAGCTGCATAAGGCCTTACAGAAACGAATTCAGAACCGTACTTACCTGATCCAAAAAGGAATTGATCTCCTGCGTCATCAAGATCGTCCCTTCGACCTTCGAGTTCTTGCCCAAAAGACTCCATCAGGCGCATGGGAAACAACAGGAATGCTCGGACGAGTTGCTGCTCCTCAGAAAATCGTCACCAATTATCATAGTGGAGGCAGTATTCTTTCGGTAAATACATTATTAAAAAATCACATGAAACCTTCTGAATCCCTCTCGACTGTAAATCATTTAAAATCATTAGGCGTACAAATCGCAGGTCAATTGGAATCTACTTATCCAGGGATCAAAGAAATCGGTCTGGATATTGCGATGGATCAGCATATGGATATGTGGCTGCTTGAGGTCAACACGCTCCCATCTATTGCTATATTCAAGTTATTTCCTGATAAGTCTATCTATCGTAAAATACATC